One window of the Nocardia huaxiensis genome contains the following:
- a CDS encoding histidine phosphatase family protein, with product MQKVLRLDLVSHGMTEAMRKARFPVDEPLTEAGRRAVSACGRLQAARVLTAPERRTVETAALMGLMGDEDDRLRDLDAGAWRGGELMSVPKEDLYQWLTDPSYRGHGGESVTDVLERTGEWLADIAVEGEPTIAITHPAVIRAALLVTLDAPAKSFWRIDVPPVSVTRLHYRGEWTLHFRA from the coding sequence GTGCAGAAGGTGCTCCGACTCGACTTGGTCAGTCACGGTATGACCGAGGCGATGCGCAAAGCACGATTCCCGGTGGACGAGCCGCTGACCGAGGCGGGCCGCCGCGCCGTCTCCGCATGCGGCCGGTTGCAGGCCGCCCGCGTGCTCACCGCCCCCGAACGCCGCACCGTCGAAACCGCCGCGCTCATGGGTCTGATGGGCGACGAGGACGACCGACTACGCGATCTCGACGCCGGCGCCTGGCGCGGCGGCGAGCTCATGTCGGTGCCGAAGGAGGACCTGTACCAGTGGCTCACCGACCCGTCCTATCGCGGCCACGGCGGTGAATCGGTGACGGATGTGCTCGAGCGCACCGGCGAATGGCTGGCCGATATCGCGGTGGAGGGTGAGCCGACGATCGCCATCACCCACCCGGCGGTGATCCGTGCCGCGCTGCTGGTCACCCTGGACGCACCCGCGAAGTCGTTCTGGCGCATCGACGTTCCACCGGTGAGCGTCACCCGCCTGCACTATCGCGGCGAATGGACCCTCCACTTCCGGGCTTGA
- a CDS encoding TetR/AcrR family transcriptional regulator: MARLTRSESQARTRADLLATARDLFLTDGYAKTSLERVAEEAGYSKGAVYSNFKTKSELCLEVLGLIHETKFGEVSELIEEGSLEQRLERFQGWAERTLGDVGWTRLELEFATVARDDPILEAALVSNLSLMRGTVAAQLQSLADSLGIELPMSTEDAATSVLSLGLGLGIQRALDPSLPARLITDAVRVLITPAQHPTQ; the protein is encoded by the coding sequence ATGGCACGACTCACCCGGTCCGAAAGCCAGGCCCGCACGCGCGCGGATCTGCTCGCCACGGCGCGCGATCTGTTCCTGACCGACGGCTACGCCAAGACCAGCCTGGAACGCGTCGCCGAAGAGGCGGGGTACTCCAAGGGCGCGGTCTACTCCAACTTCAAGACCAAATCCGAGCTGTGCCTGGAGGTGCTGGGGCTCATCCACGAAACAAAGTTCGGTGAGGTCAGCGAGCTGATCGAGGAGGGCAGCCTCGAGCAACGCCTGGAACGATTCCAGGGCTGGGCCGAACGCACCCTCGGCGATGTCGGATGGACCAGGCTCGAACTCGAATTCGCGACTGTAGCCCGCGACGATCCGATCCTGGAGGCGGCCCTGGTATCGAACCTGTCGCTGATGCGCGGCACGGTCGCCGCGCAACTGCAATCGCTGGCTGACTCACTCGGCATCGAACTGCCCATGTCGACTGAGGACGCCGCCACCTCGGTGCTGAGCCTCGGACTGGGACTGGGCATACAGCGTGCCCTCGATCCGAGCCTGCCGGCCCGCCTCATCACCGATGCCGTGCGAGTGTTGATCACGCCCGCACAGCACCCCACCCAGTAA
- a CDS encoding patatin-like phospholipase family protein — MSNRNGSQRRGLAIGCGGTVGMAWIVAALASVRDVLDWDPREADVMIGTSAGAEALTMLGSGIGVDELVAMQNGTSTNPILTAHMRSEPGRIPPLPKPRLRSGALGRSARELLARPGNGHALLTAGSGLLPQGGGDPAWLQRLADRLNPGRSWVEHPATWLVAMDDATGERVAFGSPSAPDASLGAALRASWAVPGWLPAVPIAGRTFIDGGAASTASVDLLIPADLDEVVVIAPMASTGRIPAASAGHFLERQLRNRMSEKLDAEIALIRAAGTKVLRIDATAADLAVMGPNFMDGRRRLATFEHSLKSTRRALEQGSFA; from the coding sequence ATGAGTAACAGGAACGGGTCACAGCGACGTGGCCTGGCCATCGGATGCGGCGGCACGGTCGGCATGGCGTGGATCGTCGCGGCGCTGGCCTCGGTGCGCGACGTATTGGACTGGGATCCCCGCGAAGCCGACGTCATGATCGGCACCTCCGCCGGCGCCGAGGCGCTCACCATGCTCGGCAGCGGCATCGGCGTGGACGAGCTGGTCGCCATGCAGAACGGGACCTCCACCAACCCGATCCTCACCGCCCACATGCGCAGCGAACCCGGGCGCATCCCGCCGCTGCCCAAGCCGCGCCTGCGGTCCGGCGCGCTGGGCCGCTCCGCACGGGAACTACTTGCCCGGCCCGGCAACGGCCACGCCCTGCTCACCGCGGGCAGCGGCCTGCTGCCGCAGGGCGGCGGCGACCCGGCCTGGTTGCAGCGCCTGGCCGACCGGCTGAATCCGGGCCGCAGCTGGGTCGAGCATCCGGCCACCTGGCTGGTGGCCATGGACGACGCCACCGGCGAACGCGTCGCCTTCGGTTCGCCGTCCGCGCCGGACGCGAGTCTCGGTGCGGCACTGCGGGCTTCGTGGGCCGTCCCCGGCTGGCTCCCGGCCGTGCCGATCGCGGGCCGCACCTTCATCGACGGCGGCGCGGCCTCCACCGCGTCGGTCGACCTGCTCATCCCGGCCGATCTCGACGAGGTCGTGGTGATCGCCCCGATGGCCTCCACCGGCCGCATCCCCGCCGCCAGTGCGGGCCACTTCCTGGAACGTCAGCTGCGCAATCGCATGAGCGAGAAGCTGGACGCCGAGATCGCGCTGATCCGCGCGGCGGGCACCAAGGTGCTCCGAATCGACGCCACCGCAGCGGATCTCGCGGTCATGGGCCCCAATTTCATGGACGGCCGCCGCCGTCTCGCCACCTTCGAGCACAGCCTGAAGAGCACCCGCCGGGCGCTGGAACAAGGGAGTTTCGCATGA
- a CDS encoding SDR family oxidoreductase encodes MSVFGSGYPAIELKGARVLITGAGRGIGEQTAVLFASRGAEVGIADVDTAAAQSVAASLGGKAFDLDVRHREQWDRVVAEFGRVDILVNNAGVMPAGAFLDEPDSVGRAAMDINVWGLIHGMRAVAPGMIDRGHGHIVNVASLAGKIPIAGLAVYNASKFAAVGLSAATRLEFAPAGVSVSCVMPSAVRTRLSSGLALGNGMPTVDPEDVAAAIVNTVRTRRAEVAVPNYLGPIDVALAAAPEPAVRLVRRLFNGDRALHPADTVTRAAYENQIRSIADDNTPD; translated from the coding sequence ATGAGTGTCTTCGGAAGCGGTTATCCCGCAATCGAATTGAAGGGCGCGCGGGTGCTGATCACCGGTGCGGGCCGCGGCATCGGCGAGCAGACGGCCGTCCTGTTCGCGAGCAGGGGCGCCGAGGTCGGCATTGCCGACGTGGACACCGCCGCCGCACAGAGCGTCGCGGCGTCGCTGGGCGGCAAGGCTTTCGACCTCGACGTGCGCCATCGTGAGCAGTGGGATCGGGTGGTGGCCGAGTTCGGCCGCGTCGACATCCTGGTCAACAATGCCGGCGTCATGCCCGCGGGAGCCTTTCTGGACGAACCGGATTCGGTCGGCCGCGCCGCCATGGACATCAATGTGTGGGGCCTGATCCACGGCATGCGCGCCGTCGCGCCCGGCATGATCGACCGCGGGCACGGGCACATCGTGAACGTGGCCTCCCTGGCCGGCAAGATCCCGATCGCGGGCCTGGCCGTCTACAACGCGAGCAAGTTCGCGGCCGTGGGACTCTCCGCCGCAACACGTTTGGAGTTCGCCCCGGCGGGCGTCAGCGTCAGCTGCGTCATGCCCTCGGCCGTGCGCACCCGCCTGTCGTCGGGCCTGGCCCTCGGCAACGGCATGCCCACCGTGGACCCGGAGGATGTGGCCGCCGCCATCGTCAACACCGTGCGCACCCGCCGCGCCGAAGTGGCCGTGCCGAACTACCTGGGCCCCATCGACGTCGCCCTGGCCGCCGCCCCGGAGCCCGCGGTGCGCCTGGTGCGCAGGCTCTTCAACGGCGACCGCGCCCTGCACCCGGCCGACACCGTCACCCGCGCGGCCTACGAAAACCAGATCCGCTCCATCGCCGACGACAACACGCCGGACTGA
- a CDS encoding LppX_LprAFG lipoprotein, which yields MGRRISRIRHTLLVVALTGVLAACGDGSGGLPDAGLIMRDAAIASRHMKSAHIVLTATGSVPGFPFQRLEADVTTGGSEVSGAATTMLGQVISFVQRDGALYGREPDGTLRPLPAGTARPPGMLGPGGFARLLDDLRDPRTTERGEFEGTDAFRIQAEVPAETIAALLPTANTAATLSTWIRVRGVRVPLRTVLEFPGGGTLGIQVARSTTPANTTTGQANPK from the coding sequence ATGGGACGGCGTATCAGCCGGATTCGGCACACTCTGCTGGTGGTGGCGCTGACCGGGGTGCTGGCGGCCTGCGGTGACGGCTCCGGGGGACTGCCCGATGCCGGATTGATCATGCGGGATGCGGCTATCGCCAGCCGGCATATGAAATCGGCGCACATCGTGCTGACCGCCACCGGATCCGTGCCGGGCTTTCCCTTCCAGCGCTTGGAAGCCGATGTGACGACGGGTGGCAGCGAGGTGAGCGGCGCGGCGACAACCATGCTCGGGCAGGTGATTTCGTTCGTGCAGCGGGACGGCGCGCTGTACGGCCGCGAACCCGACGGCACCCTGCGCCCCCTGCCCGCCGGGACCGCGCGCCCGCCGGGCATGCTCGGCCCCGGTGGATTCGCCCGGTTGCTCGACGATCTGCGCGACCCCCGGACCACCGAACGCGGCGAGTTCGAGGGGACCGACGCCTTCCGCATCCAGGCCGAGGTACCCGCCGAAACCATTGCGGCCCTGCTCCCGACGGCGAATACCGCGGCCACCCTGTCGACCTGGATCCGGGTGCGCGGCGTGCGCGTACCCCTGCGCACCGTCCTGGAATTCCCGGGCGGCGGCACCCTCGGCATTCAGGTCGCACGCTCCACCACACCGGCGAATACCACTACCGGACAGGCGAATCCGAAATGA
- a CDS encoding ABC transporter ATP-binding protein — MTTAIRVTDLVVERARQRVIDQVSFEIPAGSVTGLLGPSGSGKTTLLRAIVGVQRIRSGTIQVLGMPAGTAELRRRVGYVTQQPSVYGDLTVRQNARYFALIQGAGATAADTAIRDVGLADFASRRVDSLSGGQRARVSLACAMLANPDVLILDEPTVGLDPVLRRDIWQQFHALADSGTTLLVSSHVMDEADRCERLLLLREGRLLAYETPDELRATTAAPDLEEAFLRLILRQADPSGQKPVPPPEPSPNRKSLA, encoded by the coding sequence ATGACGACAGCGATCCGGGTGACCGATCTGGTGGTGGAACGCGCCCGGCAGCGCGTCATCGACCAGGTGAGCTTCGAGATTCCGGCGGGCAGCGTCACCGGACTGCTCGGCCCCAGCGGCTCCGGCAAGACCACGCTGTTGCGCGCCATCGTCGGTGTGCAGCGTATTCGTTCCGGAACCATCCAGGTGCTCGGAATGCCAGCGGGCACAGCCGAATTGCGCCGTCGCGTCGGATACGTGACGCAGCAGCCATCCGTCTACGGCGACCTCACCGTGCGCCAGAACGCCCGCTACTTCGCGCTCATCCAGGGCGCGGGCGCGACCGCCGCCGACACCGCCATCCGTGACGTCGGACTCGCGGATTTCGCCAGCCGCCGGGTGGATTCGCTCTCCGGCGGGCAACGCGCCCGGGTGTCCCTGGCCTGCGCGATGCTGGCGAATCCCGATGTGCTGATCCTCGACGAACCGACCGTCGGCCTGGATCCCGTGCTGCGCCGCGATATCTGGCAGCAGTTCCACGCCCTCGCCGACTCCGGCACCACGCTACTGGTGTCCAGCCACGTCATGGACGAGGCCGACCGCTGCGAGCGGCTCCTGCTGCTGCGCGAGGGCCGCCTGCTCGCCTACGAGACGCCCGACGAACTCCGGGCCACCACCGCCGCCCCCGACCTGGAAGAGGCGTTCCTGCGGCTCATCCTGCGCCAGGCAGACCCCTCGGGCCAGAAACCGGTCCCGCCCCCGGAACCGTCGCCGAACCGAAAGAGCCTGGCCTGA
- a CDS encoding ABC transporter permease: MSISLLLGTALRVLTQIRNDRRTIVIVLAIPSALLTLLRFVFDDRLDIFDQVGLMLLGVFPFTSMFLITSVAMLRERIGGTLERLLSTPLHKLDLLFGYAVAFALLATVQAAIAVAIAYGLLGLRSQGGIPTVLLIAVCTAILGSCTGLFTSAFARTEFQALQFAPLVVFPQALLCGLIWPREEMAPVLQWVSNALPLRYAVSALNEVSIFPEPTTLLWRDLLVVLVFGVVTLVGGAATLRRRTS; this comes from the coding sequence ATGTCGATCTCACTGCTTCTCGGCACCGCGCTGCGCGTGCTCACCCAGATCCGCAACGATCGCCGCACCATCGTCATCGTGCTGGCCATCCCGTCGGCCCTGCTCACCCTGCTGCGCTTCGTCTTCGACGACCGCCTCGACATCTTCGATCAGGTGGGCCTGATGCTGCTCGGCGTCTTCCCCTTCACCTCCATGTTCCTCATCACCAGCGTCGCCATGCTGCGCGAACGCATCGGCGGCACCCTCGAGCGCCTGCTCAGCACGCCGCTGCACAAACTCGACCTGCTCTTCGGTTACGCGGTCGCCTTCGCCCTGCTGGCCACCGTGCAGGCGGCCATCGCGGTCGCCATCGCCTACGGGCTGCTGGGGTTGCGCAGTCAAGGCGGTATTCCCACGGTGCTGCTCATCGCGGTCTGCACGGCCATCCTCGGCTCCTGCACCGGTCTGTTCACCAGTGCCTTCGCGCGGACCGAATTCCAGGCCCTGCAGTTCGCCCCGCTCGTGGTGTTCCCGCAGGCCCTGCTGTGCGGCTTGATCTGGCCACGCGAGGAGATGGCCCCGGTCCTGCAATGGGTCAGCAACGCACTGCCTTTGCGTTACGCGGTGTCCGCGCTCAACGAGGTCAGCATTTTCCCCGAACCCACCACTCTGCTGTGGCGCGATCTGCTCGTGGTTCTGGTCTTCGGCGTGGTCACCCTGGTCGGTGGTGCGGCGACCCTGCGCCGCCGCACCAGCTGA
- a CDS encoding aldehyde dehydrogenase family protein yields the protein MTSAPTERNTRELRARAGELLRNLGAESPEPGELSVRTPITGEELGTLRPSTAGDVDSAIERAATAFRDWRVVPAPRRAAVVRRLAELLALHLDELGELVTLEAGKIGAEARGEVQEMIDICEFAVGLSRQLYGRTMPSERPGHRLMETWHPLGVVGVISAFNFPVAVWAWNTALALVCGDTVVWKPSEATPLTAHACHSLLRRAAVEVGLDPEVHQLIQGGSEVGAQLVDDPRVALVSATGSVRMGGIVAPRVAARFGRCLLELGGNNAAVVTPSADLDLASRAIVFAAAGTAGQRCTTLRRLITHVDVVGPLVDRIAAAYRQLRVGNPLDDGVLVGPLINGRSYRAMQDAIRRALADGGELICGGERVEGFGDDAYYVRPAVVRMPAQTAVVREETFAPILYVLTYHDLDAAIELHNGVPQGLSSSIFTQHQREAERFLAANGSDCGIANVNIGTSGAEIGGAFGGEKQTGGGRESGSDSWKSYMRRATNTVNYSSELPLAQGIKFE from the coding sequence ATGACTTCCGCACCGACCGAACGCAACACGCGTGAACTACGAGCCCGCGCCGGGGAGTTGCTGCGCAACCTCGGGGCGGAATCACCCGAACCGGGCGAACTGTCGGTGCGGACGCCGATCACCGGCGAGGAACTGGGCACACTGCGGCCGAGCACGGCGGGCGACGTGGACAGCGCAATCGAGCGGGCCGCCACCGCCTTTCGCGACTGGCGTGTCGTGCCCGCGCCACGCCGGGCCGCGGTGGTGCGCCGACTCGCCGAACTCCTGGCCCTGCACCTCGATGAACTGGGCGAACTGGTCACGCTGGAGGCGGGCAAGATCGGCGCGGAGGCGCGCGGCGAAGTCCAGGAGATGATCGACATCTGCGAATTCGCCGTGGGTCTTTCGCGGCAGCTGTACGGCAGGACCATGCCGTCGGAACGCCCCGGGCACCGGCTCATGGAGACCTGGCATCCGCTCGGCGTGGTGGGGGTGATCTCCGCCTTCAACTTCCCGGTCGCGGTGTGGGCGTGGAATACCGCGCTGGCGCTGGTGTGCGGGGACACGGTGGTGTGGAAACCGTCGGAGGCGACGCCGTTGACCGCGCACGCCTGTCACAGCCTGCTGCGGCGCGCTGCCGTCGAGGTAGGACTGGATCCCGAAGTGCACCAACTGATTCAGGGCGGATCCGAGGTCGGCGCACAGCTGGTGGACGATCCGCGCGTGGCCCTGGTCAGCGCCACCGGGTCGGTGCGCATGGGCGGCATCGTCGCACCGCGCGTGGCCGCCCGCTTCGGCCGGTGCCTGCTGGAGCTCGGCGGCAACAACGCCGCGGTGGTGACGCCCTCGGCGGATCTCGATCTGGCTTCGCGCGCAATTGTTTTCGCTGCGGCAGGCACGGCCGGGCAGCGGTGCACCACGCTGCGCAGGCTGATCACGCACGTCGACGTGGTCGGCCCACTGGTGGATCGCATCGCGGCCGCGTATCGCCAACTGCGCGTGGGCAATCCGCTCGACGACGGGGTTCTCGTCGGTCCGCTGATCAACGGCCGCTCCTACCGCGCCATGCAGGACGCCATCCGGCGCGCCCTGGCCGATGGCGGCGAATTGATCTGCGGCGGTGAGCGAGTCGAAGGTTTCGGCGACGACGCCTACTACGTGCGACCGGCCGTGGTGCGCATGCCGGCGCAGACGGCCGTGGTCCGCGAGGAGACCTTCGCACCCATCCTCTACGTGCTCACCTACCACGATCTGGACGCCGCCATCGAGCTGCACAACGGTGTCCCGCAGGGCCTTTCGTCCTCGATCTTCACGCAGCACCAGCGGGAGGCCGAACGTTTCCTGGCGGCCAACGGATCCGATTGCGGCATAGCCAATGTCAATATCGGCACCTCCGGCGCGGAGATCGGCGGCGCCTTCGGCGGCGAGAAGCAGACCGGCGGCGGACGCGAATCCGGATCCGACTCGTGGAAGTCGTACATGCGGCGGGCCACCAACACGGTCAACTACTCGTCGGAACTCCCACTGGCCCAAGGGATCAAGTTCGAATAG
- a CDS encoding Lrp/AsnC family transcriptional regulator has product MADTPAKPVLDDIDRLLIRELIADGRATLSNLAEKANLSVSAVQSRVRRLEARGVIRGYTANVDPEALGQMLSAFVAITPLDPSQPDDAPALLQHIPGIEACHSVAGDESYMLLVRVASPRHLEQLLQEIRATANVRTRSTIILQTFYDK; this is encoded by the coding sequence ATGGCGGATACACCGGCGAAACCTGTACTCGACGACATCGATCGACTGCTGATCCGTGAGCTGATTGCCGATGGTCGCGCCACCCTCTCGAATCTGGCCGAGAAGGCCAACCTATCGGTGTCCGCGGTGCAATCACGGGTGCGGCGACTCGAGGCGCGTGGCGTGATTCGCGGCTACACGGCGAATGTCGATCCGGAAGCCCTGGGACAGATGCTGTCGGCATTCGTCGCCATCACTCCTCTCGACCCGTCGCAGCCGGACGACGCGCCCGCACTGCTGCAGCACATTCCGGGCATCGAGGCCTGCCACTCGGTGGCGGGGGACGAGAGCTACATGCTGCTGGTGCGCGTGGCGTCCCCCCGGCATCTGGAGCAGCTCCTGCAGGAGATCCGTGCGACCGCGAACGTCAGGACTCGAAGCACCATCATTCTGCAGACATTCTATGACAAATAG
- the lat gene encoding L-lysine 6-transaminase codes for MVTPARVHEILAASILADGFDLVLDLRKSRGRRLVDARDGTAYLDMFGFFASSALGMNHPALLGDKRFLTHLTEAALNKPSNSDVYTVEMARFVDTFVRVLGDPRLPHLFFIDGGGLAVENALKAAFDWKSRHNEMHGRAPELGTKVLHLTGAFHGRTGYTLSLTNTDPVKTARFPKFDWPRIDTPFLEPGRDIEAAERHALDQAARAFAENPDDIACFIAEPIQGEGGDRHMRPQFLQAVQRLCHQHDALFILDEVQTGVGMTGTLWAYRQLGLEPDIVAFGKKTQVCGIMAGGRIDEVPDNVFHVSSRLNSTWGGNLADMVRSRRILEVIEHEDLAARAARLGPHLLQRLIEVAEQDSRVTNPRGRGLMCAITLETPQLRDEVVTRLREEEQVLLLGTGERGIRFRPPLTVTMDELDEAVDALARVLS; via the coding sequence CTGGTCACCCCCGCCCGGGTGCACGAAATCCTTGCCGCGAGCATTCTTGCCGACGGCTTCGATCTTGTTCTGGACCTGCGCAAATCGCGCGGACGCCGCCTGGTGGACGCGCGCGACGGCACGGCGTACCTGGACATGTTCGGCTTCTTCGCCTCCTCGGCGCTGGGCATGAACCATCCGGCGCTGCTCGGCGACAAGCGCTTCCTCACCCACCTCACCGAGGCGGCGCTCAACAAGCCCAGCAACTCCGACGTCTACACCGTCGAAATGGCAAGGTTCGTAGACACTTTCGTGCGCGTGCTCGGCGATCCGCGACTGCCGCACCTGTTCTTCATCGACGGCGGCGGGCTCGCGGTCGAGAACGCCCTCAAGGCCGCCTTCGACTGGAAGTCCCGGCACAATGAAATGCACGGGCGCGCACCGGAACTCGGCACCAAGGTGCTGCACCTCACCGGCGCGTTCCACGGCCGCACCGGGTACACCCTCTCGCTCACCAACACCGATCCGGTGAAGACCGCGCGCTTCCCGAAATTCGACTGGCCGCGCATCGACACCCCGTTCCTCGAGCCGGGCCGCGACATCGAGGCCGCCGAACGGCACGCCCTCGACCAGGCCGCCCGCGCCTTCGCCGAAAACCCTGACGACATAGCGTGTTTCATTGCCGAACCCATTCAGGGCGAGGGCGGCGACCGGCACATGCGCCCGCAGTTCCTGCAGGCCGTGCAGCGCCTCTGTCATCAGCACGACGCCCTGTTCATCCTCGACGAGGTGCAGACCGGCGTCGGCATGACCGGAACCCTCTGGGCCTACCGGCAACTCGGCCTCGAACCCGACATCGTCGCCTTCGGCAAGAAGACCCAGGTGTGCGGCATCATGGCCGGCGGCCGCATCGACGAGGTGCCCGACAACGTCTTCCACGTCAGCTCCCGCCTCAACTCCACCTGGGGCGGCAACCTCGCCGACATGGTCCGCTCTCGCCGCATCCTCGAGGTCATCGAGCACGAGGACCTCGCGGCCCGCGCCGCCCGCCTCGGCCCCCACCTCCTGCAACGCCTCATCGAAGTGGCCGAACAGGATTCCCGCGTCACCAACCCCCGCGGCCGCGGACTCATGTGCGCCATCACCCTCGAAACCCCGCAGCTGCGCGACGAAGTCGTGACACGTCTCCGCGAGGAAGAGCAAGTCCTGCTGCTCGGCACCGGCGAGCGCGGCATCCGTTTCCGCCCCCCGCTCACCGTGACGATGGACGAACTGGACGAGGCGGTCGACGCCCTGGCTCGCGTGCTGAGCTGA
- a CDS encoding beta-propeller fold lactonase family protein: MTARRARLGVIACFLVLAGCSGSKAGTVDSTAAAPSTTVAPTTAEAAANLLPGMPPPLSPTDVYAATRELSPAVAGHLTRVYVPNSESNSVTVIDPATFQVIDTYPSGGKEPQHVVPSYDLQTLYVNNDLPIGGGSLLPIDPRTGAAGQPIPVRDPYNLYFTPDGRYALVIAEADKSIDIYDPHSWQKIDAIAVPDCPGVNHMDFTADGRFALTSCEFSGRMAVVDIAALSLVKMIDLPQGRGGKPQDVKLSPDGRTFYVADMVADGIYVFDAKTFDNTGFLPTGHGAHGLYVTRDSRQMLITNRHEGSLSVWDFAANALVHKWFIPGGGSPDMGNLSVDGRVFWVAGRYHGEVYAIDIAEWKLLARIKVGNGAHGLTIWPQPGRYSTGHTGVMR; this comes from the coding sequence GTGACAGCGCGCCGTGCTCGCCTGGGTGTCATCGCTTGCTTCCTCGTCCTCGCCGGCTGCTCGGGCAGTAAGGCCGGAACCGTGGACTCGACGGCCGCCGCGCCGTCAACCACCGTCGCTCCCACCACCGCCGAGGCGGCGGCGAACCTGCTGCCCGGTATGCCGCCGCCGCTCTCGCCGACGGACGTGTATGCCGCGACCCGCGAGCTGAGCCCGGCTGTCGCCGGTCACCTCACGCGCGTGTACGTGCCCAACAGCGAATCGAATTCGGTCACGGTGATCGATCCGGCGACCTTCCAGGTGATCGACACCTACCCGTCGGGCGGCAAGGAGCCGCAGCATGTGGTGCCGTCCTACGACCTGCAGACGCTGTACGTGAACAACGACCTGCCCATCGGCGGCGGCAGCCTGCTGCCCATCGATCCGCGCACCGGTGCGGCGGGGCAACCGATTCCGGTGCGCGACCCGTACAACCTGTACTTCACCCCGGACGGCAGGTACGCCCTCGTCATCGCCGAGGCCGACAAGTCGATCGACATCTACGACCCGCACAGCTGGCAGAAGATCGACGCCATCGCCGTGCCGGACTGCCCCGGCGTCAACCACATGGACTTCACCGCCGACGGCCGCTTCGCGCTCACCAGTTGTGAATTCAGCGGTCGCATGGCGGTGGTCGACATCGCGGCGCTGAGCCTGGTGAAGATGATCGACCTGCCGCAGGGCCGCGGCGGCAAACCGCAGGACGTGAAGCTGTCACCCGACGGCCGCACCTTCTACGTCGCCGACATGGTCGCCGACGGCATCTATGTCTTCGACGCCAAGACCTTCGACAACACCGGCTTCCTGCCCACCGGTCACGGCGCGCACGGCCTCTACGTCACCCGCGACTCCAGGCAGATGCTCATCACCAACCGCCACGAGGGCAGCCTCTCGGTGTGGGACTTCGCCGCCAATGCGCTCGTGCACAAGTGGTTCATCCCCGGCGGCGGCTCCCCGGATATGGGCAATCTGTCCGTGGACGGCCGCGTCTTCTGGGTGGCGGGCCGCTATCACGGCGAGGTCTACGCCATCGACATCGCCGAGTGGAAGCTGCTGGCGCGCATCAAGGTCGGCAACGGCGCGCACGGCCTGACCATCTGGCCGCAGCCCGGCCGCTACTCCACCGGGCACACCGGCGTCATGCGCTGA